The following are encoded together in the Fundidesulfovibrio putealis DSM 16056 genome:
- a CDS encoding GspE/PulE family protein: METAKIFEKIPSKLRSRVALVDGVLHVSAEVRDEPEVRECYSHLYHSWGAIKYEFHPPEEFDKQYANQSARTGQGENDVVQYAMDLLAKAYEANATDIHIIDSGPYTMIRFRILGMLANYTHLEGPFGRQVIACLYQKMGQSSDTSFSPSERQEGRIAKREYLPGPVHSARVHCEPIEITQAQDSVGTSMALRLLYDSTLAQGSLAERMGRLGFTPEHCETMQFLTRRTGLTIISGPTGHGKSTLLKHIMEAMVERTPEKAFFSVEDPPEYPLRGVRQVLIEKVKDDNKRAQAYKDAIAGAMRSDPDVLMIGEIRYDAAALAAIDAALTGHGVWATLHANNAFGIIARLVSILSGKAMNALDLLCDPNVLAGLTYQRLLPVLCPECKVKMLEMKPKELARFVPRDVQQRLDIVLAEQEGVHVRGPGCEKCHGLGLVSQTVAAEVIALDQRMLAHLRAEKMADAYDYWLNEKHGKSYVQHALDLIRQGVVDPYLAEERLGVPLDFNQMFLEGRP, from the coding sequence ATGGAGACCGCGAAGATATTCGAAAAGATTCCGTCCAAGCTGCGCAGCCGTGTGGCGCTTGTGGACGGCGTGCTGCACGTGAGCGCCGAGGTGCGCGACGAACCAGAGGTACGGGAATGCTACAGTCATTTATACCACTCGTGGGGGGCTATTAAATACGAATTCCACCCGCCTGAGGAGTTCGACAAGCAATACGCCAACCAGTCCGCCAGGACCGGACAGGGCGAAAACGACGTGGTGCAGTACGCCATGGACCTTCTGGCCAAGGCGTACGAAGCGAACGCGACGGACATCCACATCATCGACTCCGGCCCGTATACGATGATCCGGTTCAGAATACTTGGGATGCTGGCGAACTACACGCACCTGGAAGGACCGTTCGGCCGCCAGGTGATCGCGTGCCTGTACCAGAAGATGGGGCAGTCGTCGGACACGAGCTTCAGCCCGTCGGAGCGGCAGGAAGGACGCATCGCCAAGCGGGAGTACCTGCCGGGCCCCGTGCATTCGGCGCGTGTTCACTGCGAGCCCATCGAAATCACCCAGGCGCAGGATAGCGTGGGCACGTCCATGGCCTTGCGGCTCCTGTACGACTCGACGCTGGCCCAGGGGAGCCTGGCCGAACGGATGGGACGGCTGGGATTCACGCCGGAGCATTGCGAGACCATGCAGTTCCTCACCCGGCGCACGGGTTTGACCATCATCTCCGGCCCGACCGGGCACGGAAAGTCTACCCTGCTCAAACACATCATGGAGGCCATGGTGGAGCGGACTCCGGAAAAGGCGTTCTTTTCGGTGGAGGACCCGCCTGAGTATCCATTGCGGGGCGTGCGGCAGGTCCTGATCGAAAAAGTCAAGGACGATAACAAGCGAGCCCAGGCGTACAAGGACGCCATTGCCGGGGCCATGCGTTCGGACCCGGACGTGCTGATGATCGGCGAGATTCGCTATGACGCGGCGGCATTGGCGGCCATAGACGCGGCGCTGACGGGGCACGGAGTGTGGGCCACTCTGCACGCGAACAACGCCTTCGGGATCATCGCCCGCTTGGTGAGCATCCTCTCGGGAAAAGCCATGAACGCCTTGGATCTTCTGTGCGACCCGAACGTGCTGGCGGGCCTCACCTATCAGCGCCTTTTGCCGGTGCTTTGCCCTGAATGCAAGGTGAAGATGCTGGAAATGAAACCCAAGGAGCTTGCGCGGTTCGTGCCTCGGGATGTCCAGCAGCGGCTGGACATCGTTTTGGCCGAGCAGGAGGGCGTGCATGTGCGCGGCCCGGGCTGCGAGAAGTGCCATGGGCTCGGGCTGGTGTCGCAGACAGTGGCGGCGGAGGTGATCGCCCTCGACCAGCGGATGCTGGCGCACCTGCGTGCGGAAAAGATGGCCGACGCATACGACTACTGGCTCAACGAGAAGCACGGCAAGAGCTACGTGCAGCACGCCTTGGACCTGATCCGGCAGGGAGTGGTGGACCCGTACTTGGCCGAAGAACGCCTTGGGGTGCCTCTGGACTTCAACCAGATGTTCCTGGAGGGGCGGCCGTGA
- a CDS encoding type 4 pilus major pilin: protein MSFLETIGAILVALIVLAGAALGLQKAFTGVKLNDTEQNLIVLRMQTQQLFSGSPGYTGLDNTMALNAGLVPKQFVKGTELVNPFGGTITLAASSDGSSFTITLTGVPREESTKLATFQADAWLGVSVNGTDVTGGSVSDIQSACSSSNNTIIFAAR from the coding sequence ATGAGCTTTCTTGAAACCATTGGCGCGATTCTCGTGGCGCTGATCGTCCTGGCCGGAGCGGCCTTGGGGCTGCAAAAGGCTTTTACCGGCGTGAAGCTCAACGACACCGAACAGAATTTAATCGTCTTGCGCATGCAGACGCAGCAGTTGTTCTCGGGAAGCCCCGGCTACACGGGTCTGGACAATACCATGGCGCTGAACGCGGGCCTGGTTCCCAAGCAGTTCGTAAAGGGCACGGAGCTGGTCAACCCATTCGGGGGAACCATCACCCTGGCCGCGTCTTCGGACGGCTCGTCGTTTACCATCACACTCACTGGAGTCCCGAGGGAGGAGAGCACCAAGTTGGCCACCTTCCAAGCGGACGCATGGCTTGGCGTGAGCGTCAATGGCACGGACGTGACCGGAGGCAGTGTCTCGGACATCCAGTCGGCGTGCAGCAGCTCGAACAACACCATCATATTTGCTGCGAGGTAG
- the pilM gene encoding type IV pilus biogenesis protein PilM, producing MKALAILMVLMGVMALIRFVEEDAPQALQARAVATNYAVFRNEVYRYVFDGHKGAGDVPTAALTLPAGYVPLRPWRARVDSGCLYVWGTASSDEIEATRELFWGSKAVGRASAGFMVPDGVTPVPGFVPEGSLVSVTGTE from the coding sequence ATGAAGGCCTTGGCCATTTTGATGGTGCTCATGGGGGTGATGGCCCTGATCCGGTTCGTGGAAGAGGATGCGCCGCAAGCATTGCAGGCCCGGGCGGTGGCCACGAACTACGCGGTCTTCAGAAACGAGGTCTACCGCTACGTCTTCGACGGGCACAAGGGCGCTGGGGACGTGCCGACGGCGGCGCTGACGCTGCCGGCCGGCTACGTACCCCTGCGGCCCTGGCGAGCCCGGGTCGATTCCGGCTGCCTGTATGTCTGGGGGACTGCCTCATCCGACGAAATAGAAGCCACACGCGAGCTGTTCTGGGGAAGTAAAGCAGTGGGCCGCGCAAGCGCCGGCTTCATGGTGCCGGATGGCGTGACGCCGGTCCCGGGCTTCGTCCCCGAGGGGAGCTTGGTCAGTGTCACAGGGACGGAATAA
- a CDS encoding ATPase, T2SS/T4P/T4SS family — protein sequence MPLSDLVFSDLLILPDGTGRLKGCPDSGQQLVELPGEYADEISDLPNKLTGAFLTSRRDPETGARVGKTTIRFLHQDVHYRAADFEDVNGGRTWFLRRLPEKVPGLSTLGLPPYLCEWLLMRQQRHGLVLVAGAQASGKTTTASALVAGRLEHFGGHGVTFECPAELPLAGAWGEHGYCFQTEIDSEAELAVHIERAHLYASPNVIFIGEIHTRHAATESLRVAMGSRQQLVVATIHGFDVQAALERLLNWARETDGANAAGHLANSLLAVIFQDLECEERLQKVPQFLLLPFPYPGQSNESLMRVQGTRAKLRSCQLHSLGDDMRQIKNIIGRDGLEAI from the coding sequence ATGCCGTTGTCGGATCTTGTGTTCTCCGACCTGTTGATCCTGCCGGACGGGACGGGGCGGCTGAAGGGCTGCCCCGATTCGGGGCAACAGCTGGTGGAGCTGCCCGGAGAGTATGCGGATGAGATATCCGATCTGCCCAACAAGCTGACGGGAGCGTTCCTGACCTCGCGCCGTGATCCGGAGACAGGGGCGCGCGTAGGCAAAACCACTATCCGGTTCCTGCACCAGGACGTGCACTACCGGGCGGCGGACTTCGAGGACGTGAACGGCGGCCGAACCTGGTTCTTGCGCCGGCTGCCCGAAAAGGTGCCCGGTCTTTCGACGCTGGGGCTACCTCCCTACTTATGCGAGTGGCTGCTCATGCGCCAGCAGCGTCACGGGCTGGTGTTGGTGGCCGGAGCGCAAGCCTCCGGCAAGACGACCACGGCCAGCGCCCTGGTGGCAGGCCGTCTGGAGCACTTCGGGGGCCATGGGGTGACGTTTGAGTGCCCGGCGGAACTCCCTTTGGCCGGGGCCTGGGGGGAACACGGCTACTGCTTCCAGACCGAAATCGACTCGGAAGCCGAGCTGGCCGTCCACATCGAGCGGGCGCACCTGTACGCCTCGCCCAACGTGATCTTCATCGGGGAAATCCATACGCGACACGCGGCCACGGAGTCATTGCGGGTGGCCATGGGATCGCGTCAGCAACTGGTGGTGGCCACCATCCACGGCTTTGATGTGCAGGCCGCCTTGGAGCGCCTGCTCAACTGGGCCAGGGAGACCGATGGAGCCAATGCGGCCGGGCACCTGGCCAACTCGCTCCTGGCGGTCATCTTCCAGGACCTGGAGTGCGAGGAGCGGTTGCAGAAGGTGCCTCAGTTCCTTTTGCTGCCATTCCCCTATCCTGGCCAGTCGAATGAATCCCTGATGCGCGTGCAAGGCACACGGGCCAAGCTTCGCAGTTGCCAGCTCCACTCCCTTGGCGACGACATGCGCCAGATCAAGAACATCATCGGCCGCGACGGGCTGGAGGCCATATGA
- a CDS encoding type 4b pilus protein PilO2: MRELVIGNKRYAVGLHWRPDSPRPGMEALRREARKLDPVADMVTFRQRQHGFGWSGGDERRWRGVRPLASSLRIPSDGFLGFFRLEDAQGPYWWVFSLFRGQIDVKGDLVFSEQDKAEAWFQGLAGIPETEFESKRCEDVEESVRWITALLPQFSLELPFVRGAALTPLRDGYGLRPGMLWAAGGVVVLMCGGFGLKLYLEHEEQQRAQAAAQALLVGKEERRREIEARPEMYFPKQWESAGAVGPMLDAGMAAILGLPVTVSGWVLDGASFTGNEVSGWYAHQPGASFLALPAGARLETPQKAVLSWPVRVPQGERPKGLLPREQASRRLYESAQLLGAHLKLSFAGAQRREVDGIEVWCPWLEGQWELAGVPSLVVSDGSFPEGLTLFPGLTLSSVSNDKGAWALKGKIYALR; the protein is encoded by the coding sequence ATGCGTGAGTTGGTCATTGGCAACAAACGTTATGCGGTGGGGCTGCACTGGCGTCCTGATTCGCCGCGTCCGGGCATGGAGGCGTTGCGGCGCGAAGCCCGCAAACTGGACCCCGTGGCGGACATGGTGACGTTCAGGCAACGCCAGCACGGGTTCGGCTGGAGCGGCGGGGATGAGCGCCGTTGGCGCGGCGTGAGGCCCTTGGCATCGAGTCTGCGCATCCCGTCGGATGGATTCCTGGGCTTTTTCCGCCTGGAGGATGCCCAGGGGCCGTACTGGTGGGTGTTCTCGCTGTTCCGTGGACAGATCGACGTGAAAGGCGACCTGGTGTTTTCGGAGCAGGACAAGGCCGAAGCCTGGTTCCAGGGACTTGCGGGGATACCTGAGACGGAATTCGAGTCGAAGCGCTGCGAGGACGTGGAAGAAAGCGTGCGGTGGATTACCGCCCTGCTGCCGCAGTTTTCACTGGAGCTGCCCTTCGTGCGAGGGGCCGCGCTCACTCCATTGCGGGACGGCTATGGGTTGCGCCCGGGCATGCTGTGGGCGGCAGGCGGCGTGGTGGTCCTCATGTGCGGCGGCTTCGGCTTGAAGCTGTACCTGGAGCATGAGGAGCAGCAGCGCGCTCAAGCTGCGGCGCAAGCGCTGCTGGTGGGAAAGGAGGAGCGCCGGCGCGAGATCGAGGCGCGCCCGGAGATGTATTTCCCGAAGCAGTGGGAGTCCGCGGGCGCTGTTGGTCCCATGCTCGATGCCGGTATGGCCGCGATCCTGGGGCTGCCCGTGACGGTGAGCGGTTGGGTCCTCGATGGCGCATCGTTCACGGGCAACGAGGTGTCGGGCTGGTATGCGCACCAGCCTGGGGCCAGTTTCCTGGCCCTGCCGGCAGGAGCGCGTCTTGAGACGCCGCAGAAGGCGGTGCTGTCCTGGCCGGTGCGAGTGCCCCAGGGGGAACGCCCGAAGGGGCTCCTTCCCCGGGAGCAGGCATCCCGGCGGCTGTACGAGAGCGCCCAACTGCTGGGAGCACATCTGAAACTCTCCTTTGCCGGGGCTCAGCGCCGTGAGGTGGATGGAATCGAGGTTTGGTGCCCGTGGCTTGAGGGGCAATGGGAGCTTGCGGGGGTGCCGTCGCTGGTTGTGTCGGACGGTTCGTTCCCGGAAGGCCTCACATTATTCCCGGGACTCACGCTTTCGAGTGTTTCCAATGACAAAGGCGCATGGGCGCTCAAAGGGAAGATTTATGCCCTCAGATAA
- a CDS encoding secretin N-terminal domain-containing protein yields MLVLAVMLLVLAMSGCAKPQKHEVDIERQGEKFREQSRSRAVMVTTEPYIGAKAVELGTDADPVLNRHVTLKKKGTLSQITAAIGELVSLPVQVGADAEGTISPAAQAPKQTPPAIPQAGQPGVNLELESLLSVPGGTGKATTPALDALSGRQLSISYDGPLRGLLDQVAVASGYGWDFEKQSGSIVFARMMVRTFTLLGAPGTVTFENKVTNKSKENSSSTISGSQVNSAVSSSDTAAQTAQSTGTKLSFDIFGDTEKAVKALLSPKGAVVINQAAGTLTVRDTPDSVRRVATFVEDINSRLGRQVALTVQVWSLSISDNTDIGFNLQGIFEDKELSIAAGSLTNVGNLNTATATIVSGKLKGSSAVLQALRQWGNASQVTSAGGLVMSNQPVPVMAIERHAYLASAGTSTTNYQQTTELTPGEVTTGFAMTVIPHILDQRRVILQYNINLSALEEMKEIETSDITLQLPQTSTRAFAQRSAMRMGQTLVLCGFEKQSTDSSTSLGIPTTKRTAKSGRTLLVITIQVESAEV; encoded by the coding sequence ATGCTGGTGCTGGCCGTAATGTTGCTGGTGTTGGCCATGAGCGGCTGCGCAAAACCGCAGAAGCATGAAGTGGATATAGAGCGCCAGGGGGAGAAGTTCAGGGAGCAAAGCCGTTCACGGGCCGTGATGGTGACCACGGAGCCATACATAGGGGCCAAGGCGGTTGAGTTAGGAACGGATGCGGACCCCGTGCTGAACCGGCATGTGACGCTCAAGAAGAAAGGCACCCTGTCGCAGATCACCGCAGCCATCGGCGAGCTGGTTTCACTGCCCGTGCAGGTGGGCGCTGATGCGGAGGGAACCATTAGCCCTGCGGCGCAAGCGCCAAAGCAGACTCCCCCGGCCATTCCCCAGGCTGGCCAGCCTGGTGTGAACCTGGAACTCGAGTCTTTGCTGAGCGTGCCCGGGGGGACTGGAAAAGCTACCACCCCCGCGCTCGATGCGCTGTCCGGACGCCAGCTGTCGATATCCTACGACGGCCCGTTGCGGGGACTCCTGGACCAGGTGGCCGTGGCATCGGGTTACGGCTGGGACTTTGAAAAGCAGAGCGGAAGCATCGTGTTCGCCCGGATGATGGTCAGGACGTTCACCCTCCTCGGCGCTCCGGGAACGGTCACGTTCGAGAACAAGGTCACGAACAAATCCAAAGAAAACAGCTCCTCAACCATCAGCGGATCGCAGGTCAACAGCGCCGTTTCCAGTTCGGACACGGCTGCGCAAACAGCGCAGTCCACCGGAACGAAGCTGTCCTTCGACATCTTCGGTGACACCGAGAAGGCCGTGAAGGCGCTGCTGTCGCCGAAAGGCGCAGTGGTCATCAACCAGGCTGCGGGAACTCTGACTGTTCGGGATACTCCGGACTCCGTCAGGAGGGTGGCCACCTTCGTTGAGGACATCAACAGCAGGCTTGGCCGTCAGGTGGCGCTCACGGTGCAGGTGTGGTCGCTGTCCATCAGCGACAATACGGACATTGGATTCAACCTCCAGGGGATCTTCGAGGACAAGGAACTTTCGATCGCTGCCGGAAGCCTTACCAATGTCGGCAATCTCAACACGGCGACCGCCACGATCGTATCCGGCAAGCTCAAGGGGTCCTCGGCAGTGCTCCAGGCATTACGCCAATGGGGAAATGCCTCTCAGGTGACTTCTGCAGGCGGCCTGGTCATGAGCAACCAGCCGGTGCCGGTCATGGCCATCGAGCGGCACGCCTACCTGGCCAGCGCCGGGACCTCCACCACGAACTACCAGCAGACCACGGAGTTGACGCCCGGCGAGGTGACCACGGGATTCGCGATGACCGTCATCCCGCACATCCTCGATCAGCGCCGCGTGATCCTCCAATACAACATCAATCTCTCGGCGCTCGAAGAAATGAAGGAGATCGAGACGTCGGACATCACACTTCAGTTGCCGCAGACTTCGACTCGCGCTTTCGCACAGCGTTCAGCGATGAGAATGGGGCAAACGCTCGTGCTGTGCGGTTTTGAGAAGCAGTCCACGGATTCAAGTACATCACTTGGAATACCAACCACAAAGAGGACGGCGAAGTCTGGAAGAACGCTGCTGGTTATCACCATCCAGGTGGAATCGGCGGAGGTCTAG
- the pilV gene encoding shufflon system plasmid conjugative transfer pilus tip adhesin PilV: MKIIEVIASLLVMFVLLPAIASLWQHGATEMQKRQAADQLTQVSRAAASYARKHQTTLLGSTTATSGPVITTGPLVTEQFLPAGFTGKNVWGQSYQVYFRQPSANAIQAVVLTTGGLGHDPGQPKFGTAVVPSAASMAGGTGGYIPTGAITGQSTGVLQGAYGGWTLDLASVGVPTPGAGHLGTLSTYDSSSLGQDFLYRIAVPGHPELNAMQTELDMTDHAIRKVQEVQFTARTLGTETCDADTEGRVFLDVTQGLYICRNGQMEVVADTGNSLLLKGTQLAQDGDLITMPSCPPGTGMTPQIFVTPTLAAAGADAPPITAFQSWAETASATQWRVRLRLLTTDDNLGWVNPASSYGRILVCTTCAK, from the coding sequence ATGAAGATCATTGAAGTCATAGCCTCACTACTCGTGATGTTCGTGCTGTTGCCCGCGATCGCGTCACTGTGGCAGCACGGGGCCACGGAAATGCAGAAGCGCCAGGCTGCGGACCAGTTGACCCAGGTGAGCCGCGCGGCGGCGTCCTATGCCCGCAAGCACCAGACCACGTTACTGGGCTCTACGACCGCAACCAGTGGCCCCGTGATCACTACCGGCCCGCTCGTCACGGAGCAGTTCCTTCCGGCAGGCTTCACGGGGAAGAACGTCTGGGGTCAATCCTATCAGGTCTATTTCCGCCAGCCGTCGGCGAACGCGATCCAGGCCGTGGTCCTCACGACGGGCGGCCTTGGCCATGACCCGGGCCAGCCGAAATTCGGGACCGCAGTTGTGCCGTCGGCCGCATCCATGGCGGGCGGTACGGGTGGCTATATCCCGACAGGCGCGATCACCGGACAGTCCACCGGCGTCCTGCAGGGAGCCTATGGAGGCTGGACCCTCGACCTGGCCAGCGTGGGCGTCCCTACGCCCGGAGCCGGGCATCTGGGCACCCTCTCGACCTACGACTCCAGCAGCCTTGGCCAGGATTTCCTCTACAGGATCGCTGTCCCGGGCCATCCAGAGCTGAACGCCATGCAGACTGAGCTGGACATGACGGATCACGCCATCCGCAAGGTCCAGGAGGTGCAGTTCACTGCGCGGACGCTTGGCACGGAAACCTGTGATGCCGACACGGAAGGCAGGGTTTTCCTGGATGTGACTCAGGGCCTCTACATTTGTCGTAATGGGCAGATGGAGGTTGTCGCTGATACCGGGAACTCACTCCTGCTCAAGGGGACCCAACTGGCGCAGGATGGGGACCTCATCACCATGCCGTCCTGCCCCCCCGGCACCGGCATGACGCCACAGATATTCGTGACTCCCACTCTCGCAGCTGCCGGAGCTGACGCTCCTCCCATCACAGCGTTCCAGAGCTGGGCCGAGACTGCCAGTGCCACACAATGGCGGGTTCGTTTGCGCCTGCTCACCACGGACGACAATCTCGGTTGGGTCAACCCTGCGTCTTCCTACGGGCGAATCCTGGTTTGCACAACATGCGCCAAATGA
- a CDS encoding lytic transglycosylase domain-containing protein: MTPILAMLRTLAPCTALILLLAVSPAHGQALDTLFDAPCERYGVPKQLALAIATKESAMRPWALNIQGRTVQTSSREQALEVSRAAMAAGLSFDIGVMQVNSQWLRRYRLPLESVLDQPGNIQVGVWILGQAIKQHGLTWRAVAAYHTPGVDTERGRAYAEDVIRILRGEPRARAVTASPNVSAASAASPMLVKRYRVVAEDTERVARPDGKRN, translated from the coding sequence ATGACACCCATCCTGGCCATGCTGAGAACCCTGGCGCCCTGCACCGCGCTGATCCTTCTGCTCGCCGTGTCTCCTGCTCACGGCCAGGCCCTGGACACGCTCTTTGACGCGCCATGCGAGCGCTACGGCGTTCCGAAGCAGCTGGCGCTGGCCATCGCCACTAAGGAATCCGCCATGCGGCCCTGGGCGCTCAACATCCAGGGCCGGACGGTTCAGACATCGAGCAGGGAACAGGCGCTGGAGGTGAGCCGGGCGGCCATGGCCGCCGGACTCTCCTTCGATATCGGCGTCATGCAGGTGAACTCCCAATGGCTGCGGCGCTACAGGCTGCCCCTGGAGAGCGTTCTTGACCAACCAGGCAACATCCAGGTCGGCGTCTGGATATTGGGCCAGGCCATCAAACAGCATGGCCTGACCTGGCGCGCCGTGGCCGCTTATCACACGCCGGGCGTCGATACGGAACGCGGCCGTGCCTATGCCGAGGATGTCATCAGGATTCTCAGAGGCGAGCCGAGGGCTCGCGCCGTGACTGCAAGCCCGAACGTGTCAGCCGCGTCGGCTGCATCGCCGATGCTGGTGAAACGGTATCGGGTCGTGGCCGAGGATACCGAGCGTGTGGCCAGGCCTGATGGCAAAAGGAACTGA
- a CDS encoding type II secretion system F family protein — MKKTEYLSARLSFGPGVRQRAWRKLAAQTNHGLNLLRAVELLRARAEQRQSPVRLVYAQVLESLSLGLDLGTSLTGFASPEEIMLISAGQRSGTLPEGLQLAAGLLTAKAAMRRAVFSALAYPVFLFAMVGVVLAVVSIMVMPNLAALSSPSSWTGAAWALYALTSFVASPAGGMALAVLLGAIACGTAALPFWTGRTRQVADAIPPWSIYRLTVGCTWLYTLATMMRAGVQLSRILESILDSESTTPYLRERVLAASREFGMGKNLGEALYDSGFDFPDNEIVDDLRVYAALPGFHLRMNELATEWMDDGVERVKRQSRVLNLFALVLITGLVGLIAASIGSLQTQLLQAGGM, encoded by the coding sequence GTGAAAAAGACGGAATACCTCTCGGCGCGCTTGAGCTTTGGTCCGGGCGTCCGCCAGCGCGCATGGCGCAAGCTGGCGGCGCAGACGAACCACGGCCTGAACCTGCTGCGCGCGGTGGAGCTCTTGCGGGCAAGAGCTGAACAACGCCAGTCTCCGGTGAGGCTGGTGTACGCTCAGGTGCTCGAATCGCTTTCGCTCGGCCTCGACCTGGGGACGAGCCTCACCGGTTTCGCCAGTCCGGAAGAGATCATGCTCATATCCGCCGGCCAGCGCTCGGGCACACTGCCCGAGGGCCTCCAGCTGGCGGCCGGACTGCTCACGGCCAAGGCTGCCATGCGCCGCGCAGTGTTCTCCGCCTTGGCCTACCCCGTGTTCCTGTTCGCCATGGTGGGCGTCGTGCTCGCCGTGGTGTCGATCATGGTCATGCCCAACCTGGCAGCGCTCTCCTCGCCCTCTTCCTGGACCGGCGCTGCCTGGGCTCTGTACGCGCTGACCAGCTTCGTCGCATCGCCGGCAGGAGGCATGGCCCTCGCGGTGCTCCTTGGGGCCATCGCCTGCGGAACAGCTGCCCTGCCGTTCTGGACCGGCAGGACGCGCCAGGTGGCCGACGCGATCCCGCCCTGGTCGATCTACCGGCTCACCGTGGGCTGCACCTGGCTCTATACCCTGGCCACCATGATGCGGGCCGGCGTGCAGCTGTCCCGTATCCTGGAGAGCATCCTCGATTCGGAATCGACCACGCCGTACCTGCGTGAGCGGGTTTTGGCGGCTTCTCGGGAGTTCGGCATGGGCAAGAACCTCGGAGAGGCCTTGTATGACTCAGGCTTTGATTTCCCCGACAATGAAATCGTTGACGATTTAAGGGTGTACGCGGCTTTGCCGGGCTTCCACCTGCGAATGAACGAACTGGCCACGGAGTGGATGGACGATGGGGTGGAGCGCGTGAAACGGCAGTCCCGTGTGCTCAACCTGTTCGCTCTTGTGCTGATTACGGGTCTGGTAGGCCTTATCGCCGCGTCGATAGGCTCTCTGCAAACACAACTGCTGCAAGCTGGAGGAATGTAA
- the pilP gene encoding type IV pilus biogenesis protein PilP, whose amino-acid sequence MLLGEGRNKRKIIMWIGALALVVPSLWMIVGEVRQSFSPPAPPIKAGASAPSSPGVKTSSAPASAPKAEAPGAATVAPSLQAGAPSVTVPVAGNLKELTRLRAELEEARLQASIAQEREKGAPKAAAAPVVIAPPPAVTSPVHKEAQTGPVVESVQGADGRLTARVRLGSGKVVGVRPGDRLADGVVEAVGRDGVSIRKGRSLTMIGFE is encoded by the coding sequence ATGCTGCTCGGTGAAGGACGCAACAAGCGCAAAATCATTATGTGGATCGGGGCGCTGGCGCTGGTGGTGCCGTCGCTGTGGATGATCGTCGGGGAGGTCAGGCAGAGCTTTTCCCCTCCAGCGCCTCCAATCAAGGCCGGGGCGTCGGCTCCTTCTTCGCCTGGCGTAAAAACCTCTTCCGCTCCGGCTTCCGCGCCGAAGGCCGAGGCCCCGGGCGCAGCTACAGTTGCGCCGTCTCTCCAGGCTGGAGCGCCGTCCGTGACGGTGCCGGTGGCAGGTAATCTGAAGGAACTGACGAGGTTGCGCGCGGAGTTGGAGGAGGCGCGCTTGCAGGCTTCGATAGCTCAGGAGCGGGAGAAAGGGGCTCCGAAGGCGGCGGCTGCTCCGGTTGTGATCGCACCTCCTCCGGCCGTGACCTCACCCGTGCACAAGGAAGCCCAGACCGGGCCGGTGGTTGAAAGCGTCCAGGGAGCGGATGGACGCCTGACGGCAAGGGTCCGGCTTGGTTCCGGGAAGGTGGTGGGGGTTCGTCCTGGCGACCGGCTGGCCGACGGCGTTGTGGAAGCTGTGGGGCGTGACGGAGTTTCAATCCGGAAAGGCCGAAGCCTAACCATGATCGGATTTGAATAG